From Antennarius striatus isolate MH-2024 chromosome 14, ASM4005453v1, whole genome shotgun sequence, the proteins below share one genomic window:
- the LOC137607419 gene encoding uncharacterized protein isoform X1 — MKCVFGCQVCLTRYFRLTDFRKHIYSILHKEKVKEIFQIELANAGMLPNISVLHPQQKANKKTIIGLSLLTFCFNRVTNCCFYFCHVCEEKCVSEMVVDHLTSDDHYINYFSYTNPDTLSFPLIPGLQLGQSLEEEVKMAFSNGPEQLQMLELPVQLLEELKTRKNSEVMSALNENDKLQKKTRAIIPKRKMIQAYQKDSSRKYPLLGMQHVVECISVGSTEKQHYLCTLCQLSLGVHMIIKHVLSFDHIHSYFTAYHPFTLRDKNCYQCWTDCQVAMILDFAKQTEKIYASSNTDMKQVRLEPDEFRSVNFDCYAEALERLESIMKEKNEESSLIADIKPGIKLETLTARYVSSRPGSCPYSLFCQDCCAFLRNVNQYSQHVLKHRHKLALDKYFSNGPDSYGQTGRSVPFLGLYDLLKKQEEPVVGLSLVVTLISSEGSAGPFYLCFACEETFPESGVRHHFSSHKHIIQTLLYLNPWRLPFAWEGSLDVNFLMSVALKEEEGKNGSDAKMLKMFDMPLSLFISLLQISSNPNPYQKVMASLQLQHTVIKQKVPRRETYSKLEQNERFPLLGREFIVMYRAGIHPVGFLCLLCERRLVHTEYNTHFFSREHISAFLNHFHPGSLVSSADTATILDLAKQAGRFHSIRYAQVITLMRPIVEPYSYPTATFILQRAKWRNGKGYLKPPIKPKMKLVPREISKSTDRGNGTDKSLEKSQLDNSEKQTSQKSTDDNGTTIKNVSVTAAVGIITTSAESSGHVKIQADGQTTPNEKESERRTEMFPEKSLEVIKSADNGIDRVIKKEKQDPSEDDLQCPPTTDVAGEAHSAQGSNKDSQKQWKNAIYKGTQRCSPINVSSAEEPKKVASIKPKEETTSEGGGSGETSRGPAEHEETSNVNHEAATLWQYIKIKIKNREPAIGLCSLLECHCDQRVIYLCECCLLMIPEKDIIGHVTGVDHQRMYLQGLQKLPPGKQAGDIRSLAALFEQEHGQREAQVVNLGAEIYSSILKQNPKSAIQEVRALLAQQSSLFEPLPSSAASAVQPVHHSIVLHPQHEVPSITDGLQVEDMDISESEDTEAQPFSVNPASTVTPEIHLESNGDVTKTVIRVSEPALDCNTSLAVSETSVDSHTSTSRPENATQTDTVSKEMKKKSTSQNKPMINSDESSSATSVTLTSQRPAMSHTSTSTRSAATASPCTTTTPPTSTSNETCKGITHNSTGTSTSTTHSATDLTSSTSSKMDETLKCSDDTSQTMVTSSECESTAVSSEALHGKNSAGPKNNSPHQRKPLPVRSEKQNPSVGPSCRVPSKTKPSRSLPKLGLNYLIQVIYDKKRQIYCQLCSIRLAQSGRSHLHTFDHNRNYVTKMCPGWSGTRSQMEKFEKTVAHLAELEKDVGVKKIQTLQVKEDVYSELGNLPQSEALERLKEMLNPLCRPSSTTEPAEYTPISSCEASSPDDLPVSDSEVTGRHARASDTRQEAAKMRRHSESQVSKTALESSQKALPDSFKWDTLPSAASRNTEPQNQSRPNQKAAHEPASPTFLGTRMGKRSQGPSRLSVFLRVQGLESQPVIGLGSVWECQGIELDSFYLCESCKITTTIKSVHGHMTSLQHRYNFLLTKPPEFLRFLKEDLLPCMKMDIFQDVVKMVSKQELSNNSDAQVILLRQDWHEHVRTATFSEALKIVKNIDGEENQDVSFASFSAVQPNDQRPEENLEETLITEKQSTPEANQRGHSEATQKAEKPSLEETMVTGDVNEDKQSGLTSTADSVVAPLPVTDSHHSPQENSGNVSMKPQTSPPACRHQSPISELQPEQGHSESPTSSVCRGDESPPNRKRAAASPPESLVSPNAADPQVNDPPAAKRRCTSPQPISQFSTASTSQSKSVCHAATSTSPPPKTEEEVVAVKSEELDASYLDWERCESLKALLRQVKSERNMSAGTPCPDNANTPHGEGRSETALERRWDSKGVQTTCSMITNDEPAGVDSKPPVMNAAVEHVAPSKPAPAHVVKTEETEAVSADFTGRLQPSPAETKNAASDLLPISPIITPRPDPGKYHVKWTYHEANKVNPNNAVAASGSYGSYSQVSCPTNGQTQVYFPPESVGLYRTTDNSYVYTGNPYQLQAPSSGTFYPSQSYLPQEASCIVQLQTPPGYFGLGAQQQYYASNQALYLGRIPFSVPTQRFPLNNYRINTNALTQSCNIGQADTDMRVQPNPPGLLPVSYIQSGIASHNPVQSPWESVKSSHLQ; from the exons gtgtgccttaccAGATATTTCCGTCTAACTGATTTCAGGAAGCATATATATTCAATACTACATAAAGAG aaagtgaaagaaatcTTCCAGATTg AATTGGCGAATGCTG GTATGCTTCCCAACATCTCTGTTTTGCATCCACAgcagaaagcaaacaaaaaaaccatcatAG GATTGTCGTTGCTGACTTTCTGTTTTAACCGAGTTACAAACTGCTGCTTCTATTTTTGCCACGTCTGTGAggaaaagtgtgtgtcagagatgGTTGTAGACCACCTTACGTCCGATGACCATTACATCAACTATTTT agttACACTAACCCTGATACACTGAGCTTCCCCTTGATTCCTGGCTTGCAGCTTGGACAAAGTCTGGAGGAAGAAGTCAAGATGGCTTTCAGCAATGGGCCGGAACAACTACAG ATGTTGGAGTTACCTGTGCAACTATTGGAAGAacttaaaacaagaaaaaactctGAAG tgatgtccgctttaaatgaaaatgacaagcTCCAGAAGAAAACCAGAG cTATCATACCGAAGAGGAAGATGATACAAGCATACCAAAAAGACAGTAGCAGGAAGTATCCACTTCTCG GCATGCAGCATGTTGTTGAATGCATTAGTGTCGGATCGACAGAGAAGCAACACTACCTCTGCACGCTCTGCCAGCTCTCTCTGGGCGTCCACATGATCATCAAACATGTCCTCAGCTTTGACCACATACATTCTTACTTT ACGGCATACCACCCCTTCACATTACGTGACAAGAATTGCTATCAGTGTTGGACAGATTGTCAAGTTGCCATGATACTTGACTTTGCAAAGCAGACAGAAAAGATTTATGCCTCTTCAAACACAGATATGAAG CAAGTTCGCCTGGAGCCGGATGAATTCAGATCTGTGAATTTTGATTGTTATGCAGAAG CTTTGGAGAGACTGGAGTCCATCATGAAGGAGAAAAACGAGGAGAGCAGCTTGATCGCAGACATCAAACCAGGGATCAAGCTTG AGACGCTCACTGCGCGGTATGTTTCCTCCAGACCTGGATCATGTCCATACAGCTTATTTTGTCAG GACTGCTGTGCATTCTTAAGAAACGTAAATCAGTATTCACAACACGtgttaaaacacagacacaaattg GCACTGGACAAATACTTTTCTAATG gtCCTGATAGTTACGGCCAAACAG GAAGATCCGTGCCGTTTCTTGGTTTATATGACCTCCTCAAAAAGCAAGAGGAACCTGTTGTTG GTCTGTCCCTGGTTGTCACATTGATCAGCAGTGAAGGTTCTGCGGGACCTTTTTATTTGTGCTTTGCCTGTGAGGAAACTTTCCCTGAATCCGGTGTCAGACATCACTTCAGCTCTCATAAGCATATCATTCAGACATtg CTATACCTGAATCCTTGGCGACTCCCGTTTGCGTGGGAGGGCAGTCTGGATGTGAACTTCTTGATGTCAGTTGCAttgaaagaggaggaggggaagaacGGATCAGATGCAAAGATGCTGAAG ATGTTTGATATGCCACTCTCACTGTTCATCAGCCTTCTCCAAATctcttctaaccctaacccttaccaaAAAG TGATGGCAAGCCTTCAACTCCAACACACTGTTATAAAGCAAAAGG TTCCACGGCGAGAAACGTACAGCAAACTGGAGCAAAATGAGAGATTCCCTCTGCTTG GTCGAGAGTTTATTGTCATGTACAGGGCAGGTATCCATCCAGTTGGATTTCTGTGCTTGCTCTGTGAGAGGAGGTTGGTCCACACAGAATATAACACCCACTTTTTCAGTCGGGAGCACATTTCAGCATTTCTA AATCATTTCCACCCAGGCTCACTGGTTTCAAGCGCTGACACAGCGACCATTCTGGACCTGGCCAAGCAGGCCGGACGTTTTCACTCCATCAGATATGCACAG GTCATCACCTTAATGAGGCCCATCGTGGAGCCCTACTCCTACCCTACAG CAACGTTCATCTTGCAGCGTGCaaaatggagaaatggaaagGGATATCTTAAACCCCCAATAAAGCCTAAGATGAAGCTGG TGCCCAGAGAGATTTCAAAATCCACTGATAGGGGCAATGGGACAGAcaagagtctggaaaagagccAGCTGGACAATTCTGAAAAACAGACCAGTCAAAAATCCACGGACGACAATGGAACGACCATAAAAAATGTCTCTGTCACAGCTGCTGTGGGTATTATCACTACTAGTGCAGAAAGCAGTGGACATGTAAAAATACAAGCTGATGGGCAGACAACAccaaatgaaaaagaatcagAGAGGAGAACAGAGATGTTTCCAGAAAAAAGTTTGGAGGTGATAAAGAGTGCTGACAATGGAATTGATCGGGTgataaagaaggaaaaacaagatCCAAGTGAAGACGACCTACAGTGTCCCCCGACTACAGACGTTGCTGGTGAAGCACACTCTGCTCAAGGAAGTAATAAAGATAGTCAGAAACAGTGGAAAAACGCAATTTACAAAGGAACTCAAAGATGCAGCCCAATCAACGTCTCTTCTGCAGAAGAACCAAAGAAGGTGGCGAGCATCAAACCAAAGGAGGAGACTACCAGTGAAGGGGGAGGAAGTGGCGAGACAAGTCGTGGGCCCGCAGAGCATGAAG AAACCAGTAACGTGAACCATGAAGCGGCGACTCTGTGGCAGTACATcaagataaagataaagaacAGAGAACCTGCAATTG GTCTGTGTTCACTTCTTGAATGCCATTGTGATCAGCGGGTGATCTACCTCTGTGAATGCTGCCTGCTGATGATCCCAGAGAAGGACATTATCGGACATGTCACGGGGGTTGACCACCAGAGGATGTATCTGCAG GGGTTGCAGAAACTCCCACCAGGGAAGCAGGCGGGGGACATTAGATCTTTGGCTGCTTTGTTTGAACAAGAACATGGACAAAGAGAGGCACAG GTGGTTAATTTGGGTGCAGAAATATACAGcagcattttaaaacaaaaccctAAATCAG CCATACAGGAGGTGAGAGCACTTTTGGCCCAGCAGAGCAGTTTGTTTGAACCCCTTCCATCCTCTGCTGCGTCTGCTGTCCAACCTGTGCACCACTCCATAGTTCTCCACCCCCAGCATGAGGTTCCGTCCATCACTGATGGCCTACAG gTGGAAGACATGGACATCAGTGAGTCAGAAGACACTGAGGCGCAACCTTTCTCAGTAAATCCAGCATCGACTGTAACCCCCGAAATCCACCTTGAATCAAATGGAGATGTCACAAAGACTGTGATCAGAGTGTCTGAACCAGCACTCGACTGTAACACCAGCTTGGCTGTTTCCGAGACTAGCGTGGACTCACACACGTCCACCAGCAGGCCAGAAAATGCAACTCAAACGGATACCGTCtccaaagaaatgaagaaaaaatcaacatctcaAAATAAACCGATGATAAATTCTGATGAAAGCAGCTCTGCTACGTCTGTGACGCTCACCTCCCAGCGTCCAGCCATGTCCCACACTTCTACTTCCACCAGATCGGCAGCGACCGCTTCCCCCTGTACCACAACCACTCCCCCTACTTCCACATCAAACGAAACCTGCAAGGGTATAACACACAACTCCACTGGGACTTCAACCAGCACCACACACTCTGCAACCGACCTTACGTCCAGCACATCCTCCAAAATGGACGAGACGCTCAAATGTTCCGACGATACATCTCAAACTATGGTGACGTCGTCTGAATGTGAAAGCACGGCGGTTTCTTCTGAGGCTTTACACGGAAAGAATTCAGCTGGGCCGAAGAATAACTCGCCTCATCAGAGGAAGCCTCTTCCTGTGAGGTCTGAGAAGCAGAATCCATCGGTAGGGCCGTCATGTAGGGTCCCAAGTAAGACCAAGCCGAGTAGGAGCCTTCCCAAACTGG GCTTAAACTATCTGATACAAGTGATATACGACAAAAAGAGGCAGATCTACTGCCAGCTGTGCTCCATCAGGTTGGCTCAATCTGGGAGATCTCACCTTCACACCTTTGATCACAACCGTAACTACGTG ACAAAGATGTGCCCTGGGTGGAGCGGGACGCGGTCGCAGATGGAGAAGTTTGAGAAGACGGTGGCCCATTTGGCCGAGCTTGAGAAAGACGTGGGAGTCAAGAAAATCCAG ACATTGCAGGTGAAGGAGGACGTCTACAGTGAGCTGGGTAATCTTCCACAAAGCGAAG CACTTGAAAGACTGAAGGAAATGCTGAATCCATTGTGTCGTCCATCATCTACGACTGAACCTGCAGAGTATACCCCCATCAGCTCGTGTGAAGCCTCAAGTCCAGATG ATCTTCCCGTCTCGGACTCCGAGGTCACCGGCAGACACGCCCGAGCCTCTGACACTCGCCAAGAGGCTGCTAAAATGAGACGTCACTCGGAGTCGCAGGTCTCAAAAACGGCGCTTGAAAGCTCCCAGAAAGCACTCCCCGATTCCTTCAAGTGGGACACGCTCCCATCTGCTGCTTCAAGGAATACAGAACCACAGAATCAATCAAGACCCAACCAGAAAGCAGCACATGAACCAGCATCACCGACCTTCCTAGGAACTCGAATGG gAAAAAGAAGTCAGGGCCCAAGTCGTTTGTCCGTATTCTTGCGTGTGCAGGGACTGGAGAGTCAGCCAGTCATAG GTCTAGGCTCTGTGTGGGAGTGTCAAGGGATAGAACTGGACTCGTTCTACTTGTGCGAGAGCTGTAAAATCACAACCACCATCAAGTCCGTCCACGGACACATGACCAGCTTGCAGCATCGGTACAATTTTTTG CTGACGAAGCCCCCGGAATTCCTTCGATTTTTGAAGGAGGACCTGCTGCCGTGCATGAAGATGGATATTTTTCAAGATGTTGTCAAAATGGTGTCAAAGCAAGAGCTTTCCAACAACAGTGATGCTCAG GTTATACTGCTGAGGCAGGACTGGCATGAACATGTTCGAACAGCGACGTTCAGTGAAG CCTTGAAAATCGTCAAAAATATCGACGGAGAAGAAAATCAGGACGTCTCTTTTGCATCTTTCAGCGCTGTTCAACCAAACG ACCAGCGACCTGAGGAGAATCTAGAGGAAACTCTGATCACAGAGAAGCAGTCGACACCTGAGGCAAACCAGAGAGGTCACAGCG AAGCaacacaaaaagcagaaaagcCCAGTCTAGAAGAGACTATGGTGACAGGAGATGTGAATGAGGACAAACAAAGCGGCCTGACATCAACAGCTGATTCTGTTGTCGCTCCGCTTCCTGTTACTGACTCACATCACAGTCCACAAGAGAACTCTGGGAACGTTTCTATGAAACCGCAGACGAGTCCACCGGCCTGTCGGCACCAGAGCCCGATCTCCGAGCTGCAACCGGAACAGGGTCATTCCGAATCGCCGACCTCGTCTGTGTGTCGCGGAGATGAAAGTCCTCCGAACAGGAAGCGAGCAGCTGCTTCACCTCCAGAGTCGCTGGTCAGCCCCAACGCCGCCGACCCCCAGGTTAACGATCCGCCAGCAGCCAAACGCAGATGCACCTCGCCACAGCCCATCAGTCAGTTCAGCACGGCGTCCACGTCTCAGTCGAAGTCCGTTTGCCATGCTGCGACCTCTACCTCTCCGCCCCCCAAGACAGAGGAAGAAGTAGTAGCAGTCAAATCTGAAGAACTTGACGCGAGCTATTTGGACTGGGAGCGGTGTGAAAGCCTCAAGGCTCTGCTGCGGCAGGTGAAGTCAGAGAGAAACATGTCTGCCGGCACGCCGTGTCCAGATAATGCCAACACCCCCCACGGCGAAGGTCGATCTGAAACTGCTTTGGAACGACGATGGGATTCCAAGGGAGTGCAGACCACATGTTCAATGATAACCAATGACGAGCCAGCAGGGGTGGATTCAAAGCCTCCTGTGATGAACGCTGCAGTGGAACACGTTGCACCTTCCAAACCAGCCCCTGCTCATGTCGTGAAGACGGAGGAGACCGAAGCCGTCAGCGCCGACTTTACTGGACGGCTCCAACCCAGTCCGGCTGAGACTAAAAACGCTGCAAGCGATCTGTTGCCCATCAGTCCCATCATAACACCCAGACCCGACCCCGGGAAGTATCACGTCAAGTGGACGTATCACGAAGCGAACAAAGTAAATCCCAACAACGCCGTTGCGGCTTCAGGAAGTTACGGTTCATACAGCCAAGTGTCTTGTCCCACAAACGGACAGACGCAGGTGTATTTCCCTCCTGAGTCTGTTGGTTTGTACAGAACAACAGACAACTCCTACGTTTACACCGGGAACCCGTACCAACTTCAAGCACCGAGTTCAGGGACTTTCTACCCAAGTCAGAGTTACCTACCGCAGGAAGCAAGCTGCATCGTACAACTTCAAACGCCACCAGGATATTTTGGTCTGGGAGCGCAGCAGCAGTACTACGCCTCCAACCAGGCTCTCTATTTGGGTCGCATTCCATTCAGCGTCCCAACTCAAAGGTTCCCCCTGAACAACTACAGGATCAATACCAACGCTCTGACGCAGAGCTGCAACATCGGACAGGCAGACACTGACATGAGGGTCCAGCCCAACCCCCCAGGCTTACTACCGGTATCCTACATCCAGAGTGGAATCGCATCCCACAATCCCGTGCAATCTCCTTGGGAAAGCGTGAAGTCCAGCCACCTGCAGTGA